From the Chloroflexus aurantiacus J-10-fl genome, one window contains:
- a CDS encoding NAD(P)/FAD-dependent oxidoreductase: protein MPPSIVICGAGIAGVAVAHQLAVIHGWRDVVLVEAGDPLALTSDKSTECYRNWWPDRAMVALMNRSIERLEALALGSANRIRLNRRGYLYATADPQRAAQWRSQANQATVHGVGPLRIHERTDADYQPTLSHDWREAPDGVDLLLDPDLIRRHFPALTPATVAVLHVRRCGWLSAQQLGALLLEEARAAGVTVIRGQVTAVQQTGGRVSGVQIATPAGTQAIATARFVNAAGPHLAAVGDLLEVDLPVHNQLHLKAAFADPLGVVPRHAPLLIWGDPIDLGWSEAEQADLRADPETAWLTELLPPGVHCRPEGEGGSQQVLLLWDYHPHDRHNRTAQFPVPLDDSFFEIALRGMSVMLPGLRTYLERLPRAYLDGGYYTSTPENRPLIGPLPVEGAFVIGALAGYGIMAALAAAELLAAHIIGEPLPDYAAAFHPNRYADPAYQRQLAYHSDSGQL from the coding sequence ATGCCCCCATCTATTGTCATCTGTGGCGCTGGCATTGCTGGCGTCGCCGTTGCCCATCAGTTAGCCGTTATTCACGGTTGGCGTGACGTCGTACTGGTTGAAGCTGGTGATCCCCTCGCCCTCACCAGTGACAAATCGACTGAATGTTACCGCAACTGGTGGCCCGACCGGGCAATGGTTGCGCTGATGAATCGCAGTATCGAACGGCTGGAAGCCCTGGCCCTCGGCAGCGCCAATCGTATCCGGCTTAACCGTCGTGGCTACCTCTACGCCACTGCCGACCCGCAACGGGCTGCGCAGTGGCGATCCCAGGCTAACCAGGCTACCGTCCACGGTGTCGGACCACTCCGCATTCACGAACGGACTGATGCCGATTACCAGCCTACCCTCAGTCATGACTGGCGTGAAGCGCCGGATGGTGTCGATCTCCTGCTCGATCCCGACCTGATCCGCCGTCATTTTCCCGCCCTGACACCTGCGACGGTGGCCGTCTTACACGTTCGCCGCTGCGGTTGGTTGAGCGCCCAGCAGTTGGGGGCACTACTGCTTGAAGAGGCACGTGCGGCTGGCGTTACCGTAATACGCGGACAGGTAACAGCAGTACAACAGACCGGCGGTCGCGTTAGCGGTGTCCAGATCGCTACTCCCGCTGGTACGCAAGCCATTGCGACAGCGCGTTTTGTTAATGCTGCCGGCCCTCATCTGGCCGCTGTTGGTGACCTGCTAGAGGTTGATCTGCCGGTACACAATCAGTTGCATCTCAAAGCAGCCTTTGCCGATCCGCTCGGTGTAGTCCCGCGTCACGCCCCCCTCCTCATTTGGGGCGATCCGATTGATCTGGGTTGGAGTGAAGCAGAACAGGCCGATCTGCGAGCCGATCCAGAGACCGCCTGGCTGACAGAACTACTGCCCCCAGGGGTTCACTGTCGGCCTGAAGGTGAAGGGGGAAGTCAGCAGGTGTTGTTGCTGTGGGATTATCATCCCCACGACCGGCATAACCGTACTGCACAGTTTCCCGTGCCACTCGATGATAGCTTCTTCGAGATTGCGCTCAGAGGGATGTCGGTGATGCTACCCGGTCTCCGCACGTATCTTGAACGCTTACCACGGGCATATCTCGATGGCGGTTACTACACGTCTACTCCGGAAAACCGCCCACTGATCGGCCCCTTGCCCGTTGAGGGAGCGTTCGTGATCGGTGCATTGGCCGGCTACGGCATTATGGCTGCCCTCGCCGCTGCCGAACTCCTGGCAGCGCACATCATTGGTGAACCGTTACCGGATTATGCAGCAGCGTTTCACCCGAACCGCTACGCTGATCCAGCATATCAGCGGCAACTGGCATATCACAGTGATAGCGGTCAGTTGTAG
- a CDS encoding metallophosphoesterase, translating into MRTLTISDEIVPAVYSLNIKQRFADVQLVLACGDLPIYYLEFVVTMLGQPCFYVWGNHDAPEVQADGQVVSYARGATCIEDHVVCHQGLLIGGLGGSIRYKPDGHHQYTETQMMLRVLRMAPRLFLNRLRYGRYLDVLLTHAPPLGIHNGPDYPHRGFLALLRFIQWFRPRYLIHGHIHLSYGFGHATETLYGQTLVINTAGYRVLDLAI; encoded by the coding sequence ATGCGAACTCTAACGATCAGCGATGAAATCGTTCCAGCCGTCTATAGCCTGAACATCAAGCAGCGCTTTGCTGATGTACAACTGGTGTTAGCGTGCGGAGATTTGCCAATCTACTATCTGGAATTTGTCGTCACGATGTTGGGTCAGCCCTGTTTTTATGTGTGGGGCAATCACGATGCGCCGGAAGTACAGGCCGATGGGCAGGTTGTCAGTTATGCTCGTGGTGCCACGTGTATCGAAGATCATGTTGTCTGTCATCAAGGACTGTTAATTGGAGGACTGGGTGGTTCGATCCGGTATAAGCCTGATGGTCATCATCAGTATACCGAAACCCAAATGATGTTACGGGTGTTGCGAATGGCGCCGCGCCTGTTCTTGAATCGGCTGCGGTATGGACGTTATCTTGATGTCTTGCTCACGCACGCGCCACCGCTCGGCATTCACAACGGCCCCGATTATCCGCATCGCGGTTTTCTGGCTCTTCTGCGCTTTATCCAATGGTTTCGACCACGGTATCTGATCCACGGTCACATCCATCTCTCTTACGGTTTTGGTCACGCGACAGAGACGCTCTACGGTCAAACGCTGGTGATTAACACAGCCGGTTATCGGGTGCTCGATCTGGCGATCTAG
- a CDS encoding Uma2 family endonuclease, whose amino-acid sequence MSQPSPKTTLVPDPPSAPADDPFRYGWRFVHRPTPDDPFHLEQVPLTLEDVLHPEVGDFIVHSIRHETDQRYLTDVLQAWLERTGEAIVMRDIRIAWDVPGLRPHSPDVMVIPGITKQDNWSTFDVAQEGQRPALIIEITSPETRENDLVRKVEHYARAGVAQYVIVDYLTREEPLRLRLLDYRLVGEHYVLHPPDEHRRVYLESARLWLGITDNHVVCYNERGEVMGNYTAMMELAETAQAQAQREAEARAAAEEQARREAEARAAAEEQARREAEARAAEAAARAVAEEQARREAEARAAEAAARAVAEEQARREAEARAAAEERARLAEEQARREAEARAAEAAARAAAEEQARREAEARAAAEEQARLAEARLRELEAELRRLRGSG is encoded by the coding sequence ATGAGCCAACCGTCGCCCAAAACTACGCTGGTTCCCGACCCACCATCGGCCCCAGCCGACGACCCGTTTCGCTACGGCTGGCGCTTTGTGCACCGTCCCACCCCCGACGACCCATTCCACCTCGAGCAGGTGCCGCTCACCCTCGAGGATGTCCTTCATCCCGAGGTGGGAGACTTCATCGTGCATAGCATCCGTCACGAAACCGACCAGCGCTACCTCACCGATGTGTTACAGGCGTGGCTCGAACGCACCGGCGAAGCCATCGTGATGAGAGACATCCGCATCGCCTGGGACGTGCCCGGACTACGGCCACACAGCCCGGACGTGATGGTGATTCCCGGCATCACCAAACAGGACAACTGGAGCACGTTTGATGTCGCGCAGGAGGGGCAGCGTCCGGCGTTGATCATCGAAATCACCTCACCGGAGACCCGCGAGAACGATCTGGTGCGCAAAGTCGAGCACTACGCACGGGCGGGGGTCGCGCAGTACGTGATCGTGGATTATCTGACGCGGGAAGAGCCGCTCCGGCTGCGGTTGCTGGACTACCGACTGGTGGGGGAGCACTACGTGCTGCACCCGCCGGACGAGCACAGACGGGTGTATTTGGAGAGTGCCCGGCTGTGGTTAGGGATCACGGACAACCACGTAGTGTGCTACAACGAACGGGGCGAGGTGATGGGGAACTACACCGCGATGATGGAACTGGCAGAAACGGCGCAGGCCCAGGCCCAGCGCGAAGCCGAGGCACGGGCAGCGGCTGAAGAACAGGCCCGCCGTGAAGCCGAGGCTCGCGCTGCCGCTGAAGAACAGGCCCGCCGCGAAGCCGAGGCGCGGGCGGCGGAAGCGGCAGCCCGAGCTGTCGCCGAGGAACAGGCCCGCCGCGAAGCCGAGGCGCGGGCGGCGGAAGCGGCTGCCCGAGCTGTCGCCGAGGAACAGGCCCGCCGCGAGGCTGAGGCTCGCGCTGCTGCTGAGGAGCGAGCACGGCTCGCTGAAGAACAGGCCCGCCGCGAAGCCGAGGCGCGGGCGGCAGAAGCGGCTGCACGGGCGGCTGCCGAAGAACAGGCCCGCCGTGAAGCCGAGGCGCGGGCAGCCGCTGAAGAGCAAGCCAGATTGGCCGAAGCTCGTTTACGTGAACTCGAAGCAGAGCTGCGCCGCTTACGAGGTAGTGGATAA
- a CDS encoding serine hydrolase domain-containing protein, protein MRRLLVLFSILLIGIVTACARREAVLSSWAPVGPQPTILPSVTPEGPAVATTPLVAVMEPVRPTPTPALVDIAGQIDEYLRNLTEQGQFRGAVLVATQERILVARGYGLANAERNLPNTAQTRFRIASISKPITAVAILQLQAAGKLVVDESVCQYLPDCPTAWQAVTLHHLLTHTSGIPNYTDFANFAEVELSPVTPRQLMERFRNLPLDFVPGSAYRYSNSNYVVLGLIIEAVSGQPYADYIRDNIFVPAGMINSGYDTGDASVLNGTVGYLGPGIERSIPIDTSNLYSAGGLYSTVEDLYRFVQALNSGQLLPANELAKMYTPNRSNYGYGWKIEDRNGRRVIYHPGFISGAVTHLAYYPERQSVVVVLSNMERTNADAIAATIGALLP, encoded by the coding sequence ATGCGCAGATTACTCGTGCTGTTCAGTATTCTTCTTATCGGTATAGTGACCGCATGCGCCCGGCGTGAAGCGGTACTCTCTTCCTGGGCACCGGTGGGGCCGCAGCCGACCATTCTACCTAGTGTTACGCCAGAAGGGCCGGCAGTGGCAACTACGCCGCTGGTTGCCGTGATGGAGCCGGTACGGCCTACACCGACACCGGCTCTGGTTGATATTGCTGGGCAGATTGACGAATATCTGCGCAATCTTACCGAACAGGGTCAGTTTCGGGGCGCAGTTTTAGTTGCTACGCAGGAACGTATTCTGGTGGCACGTGGCTACGGCCTGGCAAATGCCGAGCGTAACCTTCCCAACACGGCCCAGACCCGTTTCCGCATTGCATCGATCTCGAAACCAATTACCGCAGTAGCGATTTTACAGTTGCAGGCGGCAGGGAAGCTGGTCGTCGATGAGTCGGTTTGTCAATACCTGCCCGATTGCCCGACGGCGTGGCAGGCAGTTACGCTCCATCATCTGTTGACGCACACGTCGGGAATACCCAACTATACCGATTTTGCTAACTTTGCCGAGGTAGAGCTATCACCGGTGACACCACGGCAACTGATGGAACGTTTCCGTAATCTCCCGCTCGATTTTGTGCCGGGGAGTGCGTACCGTTACAGCAACTCCAACTATGTCGTTCTGGGCCTGATTATCGAAGCGGTTAGTGGTCAGCCCTACGCTGATTACATTCGCGACAATATCTTTGTGCCGGCAGGCATGATCAATAGCGGCTACGACACCGGTGATGCTTCAGTACTCAACGGCACGGTGGGGTATCTGGGGCCGGGCATCGAGCGGTCTATTCCCATTGATACCAGTAATCTTTACAGCGCCGGCGGTCTCTACTCGACGGTTGAAGACCTCTACCGATTTGTGCAAGCGCTTAATAGTGGGCAGCTTCTGCCGGCGAACGAACTTGCGAAGATGTATACGCCGAACCGGAGCAACTATGGGTACGGTTGGAAGATTGAAGATCGCAACGGGCGTCGGGTGATCTACCATCCCGGCTTCATATCTGGCGCTGTTACACACCTCGCCTACTATCCTGAGCGTCAAAGTGTCGTTGTTGTCCTGAGCAATATGGAACGCACCAATGCTGATGCCATTGCCGCAACCATTGGTGCGCTCCTACCGTGA
- a CDS encoding glycosyltransferase family 39 protein has translation MTGADRPAQYWKVGEDNEPPLVRFHGNEQNEDGLFRWSYPQATLFLYGYRGSPALIELRLAAPRRDGMHPAQVAFSYQDGQLATTTVAGYWRRYQLLLPTSTTTEAFLSWQTDPYVALPDVRELGVALSGVKLLTTVTRPPLSGQLIGWAVLPLLVWWAGSVWGWSGRWRDGAAILALVPAIGLAFVPVVAEYWLPTLPWPAWPLVPIGLLAGWPLIAAGFARVSHWVALQPQWPWLGLISAFAGLLALRFGAPVWLMLPISIAGVWLAWSLLHDCEESASWPIGWMLAGVTGVALITRLIALDQMPPALWRDEARHGLLALQIWTDPTFRPVYVVKDADLPALFFYLVAPFVGILGPHAWSVRLVSALAGALTPLALYWFAAPIVGRRAAVLGAALLAWASWSLSMSRWAFPATLDHVLVLTAGGLLWRGLDPDQPHRRSWLYIGGAALLGGLAVYTYHTGRLAPLALLVVAQFRLGRDWNRWRLFWSRLLVAALVGAIVLLPLVLYIVNDSAGFNRRVGFVSIFQADDLTRHRPLDFLVEHLVRYGLMWHVQGDANGRHHLPLAPIVDPVVGIFLLVGLGLAWQMRRQAVAGIAALWLLYHLPGLLSFNAPHAMRALGTLAPACVLAGWGLSRLGSGRAWQRWFISAMLVISVVFNLWVYFGQMRTHPRVYGEFDRVETVMAQIAHLAAKRNEPAVTVYLPREWALSDSVRFLTSDLPPDRRPQIWRGTSAADNVLVVLPAFTNPEEVAAVLQALGPTAVEVLPTPTIPADSEPLVRVFGRGVAALELMKEP, from the coding sequence TTGACTGGTGCTGACCGTCCGGCGCAGTATTGGAAGGTTGGCGAAGACAACGAACCGCCACTGGTCAGGTTTCACGGCAACGAGCAGAATGAAGACGGGCTGTTCCGCTGGTCGTACCCGCAGGCGACGCTCTTCCTGTATGGGTATCGCGGTTCACCGGCATTGATTGAATTGCGATTAGCTGCCCCGCGTCGGGATGGGATGCATCCAGCGCAGGTGGCTTTTTCCTATCAAGACGGTCAACTGGCAACGACAACTGTGGCCGGTTACTGGCGGCGTTATCAGCTATTACTGCCGACCAGTACCACTACTGAGGCGTTCCTGTCCTGGCAAACGGACCCTTACGTAGCGTTGCCGGATGTGCGTGAGCTTGGGGTGGCACTCAGTGGCGTGAAGCTGCTGACAACAGTGACGCGACCGCCACTAAGTGGTCAGCTTATTGGGTGGGCCGTGTTGCCATTGCTGGTGTGGTGGGCAGGGAGCGTCTGGGGCTGGTCTGGGCGATGGCGTGATGGAGCGGCTATTCTGGCGCTTGTGCCGGCTATTGGGCTGGCCTTCGTTCCGGTTGTGGCCGAATACTGGTTGCCTACGCTCCCATGGCCGGCGTGGCCGTTGGTGCCGATAGGGTTGCTTGCCGGATGGCCGCTGATCGCAGCCGGTTTTGCTCGTGTTTCGCATTGGGTTGCGCTACAACCGCAGTGGCCATGGTTGGGCTTGATAAGTGCATTTGCCGGTCTGCTGGCGTTGCGCTTCGGCGCACCTGTCTGGCTGATGCTGCCAATCAGCATTGCTGGGGTCTGGCTGGCGTGGTCGCTGCTGCACGATTGCGAAGAGTCCGCTTCCTGGCCGATTGGGTGGATGCTGGCAGGGGTTACCGGTGTAGCGTTGATCACACGCCTGATTGCGCTTGATCAGATGCCACCGGCGCTGTGGCGGGATGAAGCGCGCCATGGGTTGCTGGCTCTGCAAATCTGGACGGATCCGACGTTTCGGCCTGTATACGTGGTTAAAGATGCTGACCTGCCGGCACTGTTCTTCTATCTGGTTGCGCCGTTTGTCGGTATCCTGGGGCCACACGCCTGGAGTGTGCGGCTGGTGAGCGCACTGGCCGGTGCGCTGACACCACTGGCTCTTTACTGGTTTGCGGCTCCAATTGTGGGGCGGCGTGCAGCAGTGTTGGGGGCTGCGTTGCTGGCCTGGGCGTCATGGTCATTGAGTATGAGTCGCTGGGCCTTCCCGGCTACGCTTGACCATGTGTTGGTGCTGACAGCCGGCGGTTTGTTGTGGCGAGGGCTTGATCCGGATCAACCGCACCGGCGTTCGTGGCTGTACATCGGCGGTGCAGCATTGCTGGGCGGATTAGCCGTCTACACCTACCACACTGGTCGTCTGGCACCGCTGGCTCTTCTGGTTGTTGCTCAGTTTCGTCTTGGTCGTGACTGGAATCGCTGGCGATTGTTCTGGTCGCGGTTGCTGGTAGCTGCACTGGTAGGGGCTATTGTGCTGTTGCCGCTGGTGCTTTACATTGTTAATGATAGTGCCGGTTTTAATCGTCGAGTTGGTTTTGTCTCAATCTTTCAGGCTGACGATCTCACCCGCCACCGACCACTCGATTTTCTGGTTGAACATCTCGTTCGTTACGGATTGATGTGGCACGTCCAGGGTGATGCCAATGGTCGGCACCATTTGCCGTTGGCGCCCATCGTGGACCCCGTGGTCGGTATATTCTTGTTGGTCGGGTTGGGGCTGGCCTGGCAGATGCGCCGACAGGCGGTGGCCGGGATAGCGGCACTATGGCTGCTCTACCACTTGCCGGGATTGTTGAGTTTCAACGCGCCGCATGCAATGCGGGCGTTGGGCACACTGGCCCCGGCTTGTGTGCTGGCGGGGTGGGGTTTGAGCCGATTGGGTAGTGGTCGTGCATGGCAGCGGTGGTTCATCTCGGCGATGCTGGTGATCAGTGTCGTCTTCAATCTGTGGGTCTACTTTGGGCAAATGCGAACTCATCCGCGGGTGTATGGTGAGTTTGATCGGGTGGAAACCGTGATGGCACAGATCGCTCATCTGGCTGCGAAGCGGAATGAGCCGGCGGTAACGGTCTATCTACCACGTGAGTGGGCATTGAGTGACTCGGTGCGCTTTCTTACCTCTGATTTGCCACCGGACCGGCGACCCCAGATCTGGCGCGGTACAAGCGCCGCAGATAATGTGTTGGTAGTGTTGCCGGCATTCACCAACCCAGAAGAGGTAGCAGCAGTACTACAGGCACTCGGTCCGACAGCGGTGGAGGTGTTGCCCACGCCAACCATTCCTGCCGATAGCGAGCCATTGGTAAGAGTGTTTGGGCGTGGCGTGGCTGCGCTAGAATTGATGAAAGAGCCATGA
- a CDS encoding lipoate--protein ligase family protein: MGSGSVIWRLLPPAQGDPTTELAAGAAMLAGLKETNCPAIRWYAAGSRPALVIGSGQKLSDVDHTALRQQGVTLHRRSSGGTAVLFVPGLLMQDIALPLDHPLYHPDVSESYRWLGDVWQATLAQFGIHTSLIDIAAARADRQTLDPLIARACFGGQSPYEVLVAGRKLVGFAQIRRREGVLFQVGLYTHWPGRQLATLLAMNEAERTIFGERLADRVTDLVTVCESPPDIHQIAAAFAMVLRQRYEVSITAADWTEAEREAMIAAQARFAPLRLEG; this comes from the coding sequence ATGGGAAGCGGTAGCGTGATCTGGCGGTTATTACCACCGGCACAGGGCGATCCAACCACTGAACTGGCGGCTGGGGCGGCGATGCTGGCAGGGTTGAAAGAGACGAACTGCCCCGCAATACGCTGGTATGCCGCCGGCTCACGGCCCGCGCTGGTCATAGGTTCGGGTCAGAAATTGAGTGATGTTGATCATACAGCATTGCGTCAGCAGGGGGTGACCCTCCATCGTCGGTCGAGCGGTGGTACGGCAGTGTTGTTCGTGCCTGGCTTGTTGATGCAGGATATTGCGTTACCGCTTGACCATCCTCTGTACCATCCAGACGTGAGTGAGTCGTACCGCTGGTTGGGCGATGTGTGGCAGGCGACGCTGGCACAGTTTGGTATTCATACCAGTCTGATCGATATTGCCGCAGCACGTGCTGATCGTCAGACGCTTGATCCATTGATTGCACGGGCCTGCTTTGGTGGTCAGTCACCATATGAAGTACTGGTGGCGGGTCGGAAGCTGGTAGGCTTTGCGCAGATTCGGCGACGTGAGGGGGTGCTTTTTCAAGTCGGCCTGTACACACACTGGCCTGGCCGGCAACTGGCGACCCTGCTGGCCATGAATGAGGCTGAACGTACCATCTTCGGCGAACGATTGGCCGATAGGGTAACCGATCTGGTAACGGTATGCGAGTCGCCACCAGATATCCATCAAATTGCAGCAGCCTTTGCCATGGTGTTGCGTCAACGATACGAGGTGAGTATCACTGCTGCGGATTGGACAGAGGCTGAACGTGAGGCGATGATTGCAGCGCAGGCGCGCTTTGCGCCCTTACGTCTGGAAGGTTAG
- a CDS encoding DUF4032 domain-containing protein — MSAIQAIVHDEFTRIRRDQIVRELLALVTRRPNELLSFDEVRARLRVRGQHYLGHQTVPLEKIVGSEGRYSDFDRQFAPRHNANRFRWMSIDRAHHEGIPLPSVELYKLGDIYFVKDGHHRISVARFQGQREIDAIVTELVVDVPLDASLSVKDLLLKEEYSDFLEWTGLADLRPDQRIEFSEPGGYLELIRHINAHRYYLGLELNRPVSREEAVASWYDNVYLPVIEVIRSQNALRYFPGRTEADLYRWIMDHRWYLRERNGGADPGPLIAAADYVRLFGKRSLIELTNWLLGVLRGNATAGAS, encoded by the coding sequence ATGTCAGCCATTCAAGCTATCGTCCATGATGAATTTACGCGCATTCGTCGCGATCAAATCGTGCGCGAGCTACTTGCGCTGGTAACACGTCGCCCGAACGAATTGTTGTCATTTGACGAAGTACGGGCCAGGCTCCGGGTGCGCGGTCAGCATTATCTCGGTCATCAGACGGTGCCGCTGGAGAAGATTGTGGGGAGTGAAGGTCGGTACAGTGATTTTGATCGGCAGTTCGCCCCGCGCCATAATGCGAATCGCTTTCGCTGGATGAGCATTGATCGAGCGCATCACGAAGGTATTCCACTCCCTTCGGTAGAGCTGTATAAGTTAGGCGATATCTATTTTGTGAAGGATGGGCATCACCGTATCTCGGTAGCTCGTTTTCAGGGACAGCGCGAGATTGATGCAATTGTCACCGAGCTGGTGGTTGATGTGCCACTTGATGCCAGCCTGAGCGTTAAAGATCTGCTCTTGAAGGAGGAGTATAGCGATTTTCTCGAGTGGACTGGTTTAGCCGATCTACGCCCCGATCAGCGTATTGAGTTTAGTGAACCGGGTGGGTATCTTGAACTGATCCGCCACATTAATGCCCATCGCTACTATCTGGGGCTGGAGCTGAACCGACCGGTATCGCGCGAAGAGGCAGTGGCGAGCTGGTACGATAATGTGTATCTGCCGGTTATTGAAGTGATCCGAAGTCAAAACGCACTGCGCTATTTTCCGGGGCGCACGGAAGCCGATTTGTACCGCTGGATAATGGATCACCGCTGGTATTTGCGTGAGCGTAACGGTGGTGCCGATCCAGGGCCTTTGATCGCCGCAGCCGATTATGTCCGTCTGTTTGGTAAGCGTAGTCTGATCGAGCTGACCAACTGGTTGCTCGGTGTGCTACGTGGCAATGCGACTGCCGGCGCCTCATAA
- a CDS encoding winged helix DNA-binding domain-containing protein, translated as MKIGAVLTREQVISARYVHHGLLTPFPDPLVAAQRLAGVQAQILPAAGLALWNRVAGFSADQLEHLLYHERSLVRLWGQRGTLHLYAMTDWPLVYGMQAGQATYWEQEAQRDGWAVDEYEAFIARVGDLLYEHETLGRSDLRRLLPAIDQRHLSGWGGVFAILTRRGLACHAAPRGGEARMTHRLRWRPDLVWEPPDTDTANAEMLRRYLAVFGPVRLVDMTCWRGRTQAEMKRWLALIGEEVVRVSVDGQPAWWLQSYLDRLADLPTPADLPPHLLGRFDPLLLGTRDKSWLIDADVYNRVWRPAGHIEATMLVHGRIAGTWRYDWRGSSIVVTLRPFKPLPPSERIRIESLAAGVAEHFAAPLGDCRWEAVA; from the coding sequence ATGAAGATTGGTGCCGTCCTGACAAGAGAACAGGTCATTAGTGCGAGGTATGTTCACCACGGCCTGTTGACCCCATTTCCCGACCCGCTCGTTGCGGCGCAGCGGCTGGCAGGTGTGCAGGCCCAAATTCTACCCGCCGCCGGATTGGCGTTGTGGAATCGAGTGGCAGGCTTCAGTGCTGATCAGCTCGAACATCTGCTGTATCACGAACGGTCGCTGGTACGGCTCTGGGGGCAGCGTGGTACATTGCATCTGTACGCCATGACTGACTGGCCGTTAGTGTACGGTATGCAGGCCGGGCAGGCCACATATTGGGAACAAGAGGCCCAACGTGACGGTTGGGCGGTAGACGAGTATGAGGCATTTATTGCGCGGGTAGGGGATTTGCTCTACGAACACGAGACATTGGGGCGGAGTGACCTGCGCCGCCTGTTGCCGGCGATTGATCAGCGCCATTTGTCAGGGTGGGGAGGTGTATTTGCCATTCTAACCCGGCGTGGTCTGGCGTGTCACGCGGCGCCGCGTGGCGGGGAAGCACGCATGACGCACCGATTGCGCTGGCGCCCCGATCTGGTGTGGGAACCGCCTGATACCGATACGGCAAATGCAGAGATGCTTCGGCGCTATCTGGCTGTGTTTGGCCCGGTCAGGCTGGTCGATATGACGTGCTGGCGCGGACGCACGCAGGCTGAAATGAAACGTTGGCTGGCGTTGATTGGTGAAGAGGTGGTACGGGTATCAGTAGATGGGCAACCGGCGTGGTGGTTGCAGAGTTATCTGGATCGGCTGGCCGATCTACCGACACCTGCCGATTTGCCACCGCACTTGTTGGGACGTTTTGATCCGTTATTGCTCGGTACCCGTGATAAAAGCTGGCTCATTGATGCTGATGTCTACAATCGGGTCTGGCGACCGGCTGGACATATTGAAGCGACAATGCTGGTACACGGACGGATTGCCGGGACGTGGCGTTACGATTGGCGTGGTAGCAGTATCGTTGTGACGCTGCGGCCATTTAAGCCGTTACCACCGTCAGAGCGAATCCGTATCGAGAGCCTGGCTGCTGGCGTCGCCGAACACTTTGCGGCACCGTTGGGAGATTGTCGATGGGAAGCGGTAGCGTGA